The genomic interval CTCTCGCTCGACCCCGCGGACCTGGTGCGGGTCACGGGCGGGTCGTTCGCCCCGATCGCCCGCTGACCCCGCTCCCCCGCTACTCCCAGGGGGTCGACAGGACGACCGTGGTGCGGGTGGCCACGTTGGCCGTGGCGCGGATCCGCGCCAGCAGCTCCTCGAGGTCGCCGGGGGCGCGTACCCGGGCCTTGAGGATGTAGTTCTCGTCGCCGGCCACGGAGTGGCACGCCTCCAGCTCGGGGAAGCCGTGGAGCCGTTCGGGGATGTCGTCCGGTGCCGCCGGGTCCAGCGGCGTGATCGAGATGAATGCCGTGAGGGGCAGGTCGAGCGCGGTGGGGTCGACGACCGCGGCATACCCCTTGATGACGCCGCGCTCCTCGAGCCGGCGCACCCGCTGGTGCACCGCGGACGTGGACAGGCCCATGGCCTTGCCGAGGTCGGTGTAGCTCATCCGCCCGTCGGTGCGCAGCAGGTCGACGATGCGACGGTCGAGGTCTTCCACAGGCACAGCGTAGAGGCGGCCGTGGCAGCATGTCCGGCATGACCACGCCGGGCTCCGTTGGCCGACTGCTGCTGCTCGACTCCGCCTCGCTGTACTTCCGTGCCTTCTTCGGTGTGCCCGACCAGCGCAAGGACCCCGGCCAGCCCCCCACCAACGCGATCCGCGGCTTCCTGGACATGCTCGCCTCACTGGTGACCCAGTTCGAGCCGACGCACCTCGTCGCCTGCTGGGACAACGACTGGCGCCCCCAGTTCCGGGTCGACGCGATCCCCACCTACAAGACGCACCGCCTCGCCGACGGCGGGATCGAGGAGGAGCAGGTCCCCGACGACCTCTCCCCCCAGGTGCCGGTCATCGTCGACGCGCTGGCCGCGCTCGGGATCGCGCGGCTCGGCGCCGACGGGTACGAGGCGGACGACGTCATCGGCACGCTCACCGCCCGGCACAAGGGCTCGATGGCCGTCGACGTCGTGACGGGCGACCGCGACCTGTTCCAGCTCGTCGACGACGCCGCCGGCGTCCGGGTCGTCTACACCGCCCGGGGCGGGGTGCGCGACCCCGACCTCGTCGACCAGGCGTTCCTCCTTGCCAAGTACGCCATCCCCGACGGCCCGTCGTACGCCGACATGGCCGTCCTGCGCGGCGACACCAGCGACGGGCTGCCCGGGGTGGCCGGGATCGGAGAGAAGACCGCCGCCAAGCTCATCACCACCTACGGCTCGCTGGTGGCGCTGCGCGAGGCCATCGATGCGGGTGATCCCGCCCTCAAGGGGGCTCAGCGGGCGCGCCTGGAGGCGGGCGCGGCATACCTCGACGTGGCCCCGAAGGTGGTCCAGGTGGCGCCGGACGCCCCCGTCCCCCACGTCGACACGAGCCTTCCGAGCGAGGTGGCGGACCCGGCCCTGCTGAGCCGGGTCGCCAGCGAGTACGGCGTGACGAGCTCGGTCAACCGGGTGCTGTCAGCCCTCCGCCTGGGCTGACCGCGGCGCCGGTGCCGTGCGGCCACCGCTGTCCGGCGACTCCGAGCGTCGGCGCGCCAGCAGGTCGGCGGCACTTGCCACGAGGGCGAGGACTGCGAGACCGGTCGCGACGAGCAGCGCGCGAGAGGCGGCGGA from Phycicoccus sp. M110.8 carries:
- a CDS encoding 5'-3' exonuclease; its protein translation is MTTPGSVGRLLLLDSASLYFRAFFGVPDQRKDPGQPPTNAIRGFLDMLASLVTQFEPTHLVACWDNDWRPQFRVDAIPTYKTHRLADGGIEEEQVPDDLSPQVPVIVDALAALGIARLGADGYEADDVIGTLTARHKGSMAVDVVTGDRDLFQLVDDAAGVRVVYTARGGVRDPDLVDQAFLLAKYAIPDGPSYADMAVLRGDTSDGLPGVAGIGEKTAAKLITTYGSLVALREAIDAGDPALKGAQRARLEAGAAYLDVAPKVVQVAPDAPVPHVDTSLPSEVADPALLSRVASEYGVTSSVNRVLSALRLG
- a CDS encoding Lrp/AsnC family transcriptional regulator → MEDLDRRIVDLLRTDGRMSYTDLGKAMGLSTSAVHQRVRRLEERGVIKGYAAVVDPTALDLPLTAFISITPLDPAAPDDIPERLHGFPELEACHSVAGDENYILKARVRAPGDLEELLARIRATANVATRTTVVLSTPWE